The Mammaliicoccus sciuri genome window below encodes:
- the rsmI gene encoding 16S rRNA (cytidine(1402)-2'-O)-methyltransferase, whose product MSILYLVGTPIGNLEDITYRAVRMLTEVDYIFCEDTRVTGKLCQHYEIQTPLKSYHEHNKDKSSEQILRLLEEGKDIALVSDAGCPCISDPGYELVNQVRDNGYRVETIPGPNAAITALMTSGLPSYKFVFLGFLPRHAKEKHDVLEKWMSRESTSMIYESPYRIKQTVQAIAEIDPERKVAIGRELTKKFEQVETNQIKVIEKMLSEEVIPQKGEFVILIEGVDESTQVDHWWEDLDLVQHVEIYINEHQMRSKDAIKQVALDRNMKKRDVYEAYHIDE is encoded by the coding sequence ATGTCTATATTATATTTAGTAGGAACCCCAATCGGAAATTTAGAAGATATCACTTATCGTGCGGTTAGAATGTTAACAGAAGTCGATTATATCTTTTGTGAAGATACACGTGTTACAGGAAAGCTTTGTCAGCATTATGAAATACAAACGCCTCTTAAGTCTTACCACGAACATAATAAAGATAAGTCATCTGAGCAAATATTGAGGTTATTAGAAGAGGGCAAAGATATTGCGCTCGTTTCTGATGCAGGCTGTCCTTGTATAAGTGATCCTGGTTATGAACTAGTGAATCAAGTGAGGGATAATGGTTATCGTGTTGAAACGATTCCTGGACCTAATGCGGCCATTACGGCATTAATGACAAGTGGATTACCATCATATAAATTTGTATTTTTAGGATTTTTACCTAGACATGCGAAAGAGAAGCATGATGTATTGGAAAAATGGATGAGTAGAGAATCAACGTCTATGATTTATGAGTCACCTTATAGAATTAAACAAACGGTACAAGCAATAGCTGAAATAGATCCAGAAAGAAAAGTGGCAATCGGAAGAGAACTTACTAAGAAATTCGAACAAGTGGAAACGAATCAAATAAAGGTTATTGAAAAAATGTTATCAGAAGAAGTCATACCTCAAAAAGGTGAATTTGTCATCTTGATTGAAGGTGTCGATGAATCGACACAAGTGGATCATTGGTGGGAAGACTTAGATCTCGTTCAACATGTCGAAATTTATATCAATGAACATCAGATGAGATCTAAAGATGCAATCAAACAAGTAGCATTAGATAGAAATATGAAAAAAAGAGATGTATACGAAGCGTATCATATTGACGAATAA
- a CDS encoding AbrB/MazE/SpoVT family DNA-binding domain-containing protein: MKSTGIVRKVDELGRVVIPIELRRILDIAEKDALEIYTDDDKIILKKYSPNMTCQVTGDVSEDNFVLADGKIVLSKEGAQQLINEIEKKSK, translated from the coding sequence ATGAAATCAACTGGAATCGTGCGTAAAGTAGATGAACTAGGCCGTGTAGTAATTCCTATCGAATTACGACGCATATTAGACATTGCTGAGAAAGATGCTTTAGAAATTTATACAGATGACGATAAAATTATCTTAAAGAAATACTCACCTAACATGACTTGTCAAGTTACTGGAGATGTTTCTGAAGACAATTTTGTTTTAGCTGATGGTAAAATTGTCTTAAGTAAAGAAGGCGCTCAGCAACTAATTAATGAGATTGAGAAAAAATCAAAATAA